A DNA window from Haloarchaeobius amylolyticus contains the following coding sequences:
- a CDS encoding CBS domain-containing protein — translation MVFDTVGEIDAPSFETVTAETSLRDVIELMLAQQYSQVGITRGGELIGAVSYQSISRALLATDELFDAPKRLSNRTAELAVEKPRIVDHDDEFNTLFSILGERSYVLVDSPDGYRIVTDYDIREFWRKSTQPFLLIEGIENAIRSIIQDVYGDEVPGVLKNLSSDSGHLRLVESLDECSFSHYEFLFSKNWDDGFDEFFHERQDFVRQLVSSIGEHRNRLFHFRIEDRSELDLDIIEFAHGYITAVADNPRPR, via the coding sequence ATGGTGTTTGATACGGTTGGTGAGATCGACGCTCCCTCTTTTGAGACGGTTACTGCGGAGACAAGCCTTCGGGACGTGATCGAACTGATGCTGGCACAGCAGTACTCTCAGGTTGGAATCACCCGCGGTGGTGAACTCATCGGGGCCGTATCGTATCAGTCGATTTCGAGAGCCTTGCTTGCGACTGACGAACTGTTTGACGCGCCGAAGAGGCTGAGCAACCGGACAGCCGAACTCGCGGTTGAAAAACCACGAATCGTCGACCACGACGACGAGTTCAATACTCTGTTCAGTATTCTTGGCGAACGCTCATACGTGCTCGTGGACTCCCCAGACGGATACAGAATTGTCACCGACTACGACATCCGCGAGTTCTGGAGGAAATCAACCCAGCCCTTTCTGTTGATTGAAGGAATTGAGAACGCCATCCGTAGCATCATTCAGGATGTGTATGGCGATGAGGTTCCAGGAGTGTTGAAAAATCTATCTTCGGATTCTGGTCATCTACGTCTCGTTGAGAGCCTCGATGAGTGCAGCTTCAGTCACTACGAGTTTCTATTTTCGAAAAACTGGGATGACGGGTTCGACGAATTCTTTCACGAGCGGCAGGATTTCGTCCGACAGCTGGTCAGCAGTATTGGAGAACACCGCAATCGTCTCTTCCACTTCCGCATCGAAGACCGAAGCGAATTGGATCTCGATATAATCGAGTTTGCTCACGGATACATCACCGCTGTCGCCGATAATCCGCGTCCTCGGTAG
- a CDS encoding helicase-related protein — protein MTSCECGFEVGDRVSFAGGNGEIAKANHRPSGQCLLTILTDSGQTKRPSAVVDKVEGSDTLLANREFDAPDRFNLRSRAAELDLAHRQDRFVTLESSRIDIAPHQVKAAYEILTSYDHRYLIGDEVGLGKTIEAAIVIEELAARGQADRVLIVAPAPLTTQWQEELREKFDSNYVVYDRDYVDAKRGAHPNKNVWTHDDRIITSIDFAKQDDMLAALENLDEEWDIAIFDESHHLTARREGKRGINRTERYRVGEAVSQNSDGLLFLTGTPHKGKRDQFYFMISLLDPYRFRDEHDVNKEGLRDLMIRRLKSEMYESDGSKMFPEKNIETLPVTFTPEERELYENVTEYITEHYNLAHREDNDTAGFAMVLYQKRLVSSIHAIRKSLKNRMKSIQAGGADPGDLSQITKSLLPQYREDPDMLTDAQREKVEEELGSVAASSDPAKVKQELQIVRDLYNQAKAIDVDSKAEQLREFVDGVLAEDPDEKVLIFTEYTDTLEYLRDRLFSEHDVAQVYGDLSQPERRRQLKKFEKEANIMLATDAAREGLNLQFAHIMVNYDLPWNPTRIDQRIGRLHRYGQERTVEIRNLFVDDTRESDILELLLSKLDEIEETLGMSSDVLGLVLENVDLEEQIMTAITQKDGADSIAADLDAIVEDQEEAVRRVDEELLIRDRFDLSEEDREILDIIDESAEDTISEADVEYLVRTVCNEFGGRIVNVRSGPAEDGGEIFDLVVPDPISGGEVKDRYDASTFDRKNAVEDESLEFIALDHPVVRSMMQFCLDSDVVGGQTAVLTGGRDLETPGLLCHFRVGYLSGTGETVTERLVQVYVTPDGVEKTGDINITGGLPPSAANDYPAVGAISTCSDELVDRAETVAWEVIEGLAAEARENRQREARIRREHTQKYFEYRIDDIEDRIERFEERDTKPNEDMRIVLAKAQSQLKELKKERDSEIARLEEEEQVIPDELELINMAVVIDAFEN, from the coding sequence GTGACCAGTTGCGAATGTGGATTCGAAGTCGGTGACCGCGTAAGTTTCGCGGGTGGTAATGGCGAAATTGCAAAGGCCAACCACCGCCCGAGTGGCCAGTGTCTGCTCACGATTCTGACCGACAGTGGACAGACCAAGCGCCCCAGCGCGGTCGTTGACAAAGTGGAGGGGAGCGACACGTTACTGGCGAACCGCGAGTTCGACGCGCCCGACCGTTTCAACCTCCGGTCGCGGGCTGCGGAACTCGATCTGGCCCATCGGCAGGACCGGTTCGTCACACTGGAGAGCAGCCGCATCGACATCGCACCACACCAGGTGAAGGCCGCCTACGAGATTCTCACCTCGTACGATCATCGGTATCTAATCGGTGACGAGGTCGGTCTCGGCAAGACCATCGAGGCCGCCATCGTCATCGAGGAACTCGCCGCCCGTGGACAGGCCGACAGGGTGCTGATCGTCGCTCCTGCACCCCTCACGACCCAGTGGCAGGAGGAACTCCGCGAGAAGTTCGACAGCAACTACGTCGTGTACGACCGCGACTACGTCGACGCGAAGCGCGGTGCCCACCCGAACAAAAATGTCTGGACACACGACGACCGTATCATCACCTCCATCGACTTCGCCAAGCAGGACGATATGCTCGCGGCGCTGGAGAATCTGGACGAAGAGTGGGATATCGCAATCTTCGACGAATCTCACCACCTCACAGCCCGCCGTGAGGGCAAGCGCGGGATCAACAGGACCGAGCGCTACCGCGTCGGCGAGGCGGTGTCACAGAACTCGGATGGGCTTCTCTTCCTCACCGGGACGCCGCACAAGGGGAAACGCGACCAGTTTTACTTCATGATCTCCCTGCTTGATCCCTACCGCTTCCGTGACGAGCACGACGTCAACAAGGAGGGCCTGCGGGACCTGATGATCCGTCGGCTGAAGAGCGAGATGTACGAGTCCGACGGCTCGAAGATGTTCCCAGAGAAGAACATCGAGACGCTGCCGGTCACGTTTACACCCGAGGAACGGGAGCTCTACGAGAACGTCACCGAGTACATCACCGAGCACTACAATCTCGCCCACAGGGAGGACAACGACACCGCGGGCTTCGCGATGGTCCTCTACCAGAAGCGGCTCGTTTCGTCGATTCACGCCATCAGGAAGTCGCTCAAGAACCGGATGAAATCCATCCAGGCCGGTGGTGCAGACCCGGGAGACCTATCGCAAATCACGAAGAGTCTCCTCCCGCAGTATCGCGAGGACCCCGATATGCTGACCGACGCGCAGCGGGAGAAGGTCGAGGAGGAGCTCGGGAGTGTGGCGGCATCGAGTGACCCGGCGAAGGTCAAACAGGAGTTGCAAATCGTCCGGGACCTGTACAACCAGGCGAAGGCGATCGACGTCGACTCCAAGGCCGAACAGCTCCGCGAGTTCGTCGACGGCGTCCTAGCCGAGGACCCAGACGAGAAGGTCCTCATCTTCACCGAGTACACGGACACACTAGAATACCTCAGAGACCGGCTGTTCAGCGAGCACGACGTCGCTCAAGTCTACGGCGACCTCTCACAGCCCGAGCGGAGACGCCAGCTGAAGAAGTTCGAGAAGGAGGCCAACATCATGCTCGCGACGGACGCGGCCCGGGAGGGGCTGAACCTCCAGTTCGCGCACATCATGGTCAACTACGACCTCCCGTGGAATCCGACGCGAATCGACCAGCGCATCGGTCGACTCCACCGCTACGGGCAGGAACGCACGGTCGAGATCCGGAACCTGTTCGTCGACGATACACGGGAGAGCGACATCCTTGAGCTTCTGCTGAGCAAACTCGACGAGATCGAGGAAACTCTGGGCATGAGTTCTGATGTCCTCGGACTGGTGCTGGAGAACGTCGACCTCGAGGAGCAGATCATGACCGCCATCACGCAGAAGGACGGGGCGGATTCGATTGCTGCTGACCTCGATGCGATTGTCGAAGATCAGGAGGAGGCCGTTCGCCGCGTCGACGAAGAACTGCTCATCCGTGACCGATTTGACCTGAGTGAGGAGGACCGAGAGATCCTCGACATCATCGACGAGAGTGCAGAGGACACGATCAGCGAGGCAGACGTGGAGTACCTCGTCCGGACCGTGTGCAACGAGTTCGGTGGTCGGATTGTCAACGTACGGTCCGGCCCCGCCGAGGACGGTGGTGAGATATTCGACCTCGTCGTTCCGGACCCCATCTCGGGGGGCGAAGTGAAGGACCGGTACGATGCTTCGACGTTCGACCGGAAGAACGCAGTCGAGGACGAGTCACTCGAATTCATCGCCCTCGACCATCCGGTCGTACGGTCGATGATGCAGTTCTGTCTTGACAGTGATGTGGTCGGGGGACAGACCGCCGTTCTAACGGGAGGCAGAGACCTGGAAACACCGGGCCTGCTCTGTCACTTCCGGGTCGGATACCTCTCGGGGACTGGCGAGACGGTCACTGAGCGCCTCGTCCAAGTCTACGTGACACCAGACGGCGTTGAGAAGACCGGGGACATCAACATCACAGGTGGTCTCCCACCTTCCGCCGCCAACGATTATCCCGCTGTCGGAGCGATTTCTACGTGTTCTGACGAGCTCGTGGACCGGGCGGAGACTGTCGCATGGGAGGTCATAGAGGGTCTGGCAGCCGAGGCACGAGAAAACCGGCAGCGAGAAGCGCGCATTCGGCGGGAGCATACACAAAAATACTTCGAGTACCGTATCGACGATATCGAAGACCGGATCGAGCGTTTCGAAGAGCGCGACACGAAGCCGAATGAAGACATGCGTATCGTCCTCGCGAAGGCACAGAGCCAGCTCAAGGAATTAAAGAAAGAACGAGATTCGGAGATAGCGAGACTTGAAGAGGAGGAACAGGTAATTCCTGACGAACTAGAGCTCATCAACATGGCCGTCGTTATCGACGCCTTCGAGAATTAG
- a CDS encoding HNH endonuclease — protein sequence MNRAFRIGERYRDKGSYRNPDDQFLRWIRGPLSSGIKNTGGIRDLGTDRSDTPAALVLVSNDKGVSQHDDPWEDTLAVDSGYISYWGDAKAENPYDESKQNEKIKDAFDRKASGRREEVPPVLVFRKPESGVVEFCGLCVPDHLEIRSYQDDSGAQIPNYFFHFSILNTQSVPVSWLHDRARTNSSENAPEVWKQWVRTGDVKQWPTGELLDSVGGTIRRYEQPEVVVSDAFRAETFERYGKACTMTGIREEALLDLAHVLPRSQRPELAEHPENVFVLNSLHHRAFDAGLFTLDTDYRIRVSPTFDPGHPFLRETIVEQQGDQLSLPPGVRLGLGFIEDLNADLGWL from the coding sequence ATGAACAGGGCCTTCAGAATTGGCGAGCGATACCGAGACAAGGGGAGCTACAGGAATCCAGACGACCAGTTCCTGCGCTGGATCCGGGGACCGCTGAGCAGTGGCATCAAAAATACGGGTGGCATTCGCGACTTAGGGACGGACCGCAGTGACACTCCCGCGGCACTGGTACTCGTCTCGAACGACAAGGGCGTCTCTCAGCACGACGACCCGTGGGAGGACACGCTTGCCGTCGATTCGGGATACATCAGCTACTGGGGCGACGCCAAGGCAGAGAACCCCTACGACGAGTCGAAACAGAACGAGAAGATCAAGGACGCGTTCGACAGGAAAGCGTCCGGTCGGCGTGAGGAGGTCCCGCCAGTTCTTGTGTTTCGGAAACCAGAGTCCGGTGTCGTAGAGTTCTGTGGACTCTGCGTTCCCGACCATCTCGAGATCCGTTCGTATCAGGACGACTCGGGCGCACAGATTCCGAACTATTTCTTCCATTTCTCGATCCTCAACACGCAGTCAGTACCTGTTTCCTGGCTCCACGACCGTGCACGGACGAACAGTTCTGAGAACGCCCCCGAGGTGTGGAAGCAGTGGGTGCGGACCGGGGACGTCAAGCAGTGGCCGACCGGAGAATTGCTCGACTCTGTCGGGGGGACTATCCGTCGCTACGAGCAACCGGAAGTTGTCGTGAGCGACGCGTTCAGGGCTGAAACGTTTGAGCGGTACGGGAAGGCGTGTACGATGACCGGCATCCGAGAAGAAGCCCTGCTCGACCTGGCACACGTGTTGCCCCGGAGCCAGCGACCAGAACTCGCCGAGCATCCGGAGAACGTGTTCGTGCTAAACTCGCTCCATCACCGGGCGTTCGACGCCGGTCTATTTACCTTGGATACTGATTACAGGATACGGGTCAGTCCGACATTCGATCCCGGCCATCCGTTTCTCAGGGAAACTATAGTCGAACAACAAGGAGATCAGCTGTCATTACCACCGGGGGTCCGGTTAGGACTAGGGTTCATCGAGGACCTGAACGCAGATCTGGGTTGGTTGTAA